The Megalobrama amblycephala isolate DHTTF-2021 linkage group LG7, ASM1881202v1, whole genome shotgun sequence genome window below encodes:
- the LOC125273056 gene encoding E3 ubiquitin-protein ligase RNF19A-like, with amino-acid sequence MQDNQSSGQYDVNDSTLKFVRRKDDITLDDDPDVLRAEMSCGHAVSPQSLTAWCRSLLDQGQYKFHCPAILHGTVKCEKEWSYLEVRKLAVLSDSEQAHFEENMALLAAAEYCEFKSCPSCESYVERQDLTNLCVKCTICTAVKKKTYQFCWQCMREWKGPAADAVRCSNEDCINPDVDKLAKCNNMRLSYVNNVECPAIRACPTCGLLLEHNGYACKNLMCKRCKVEFCFLCLKLKSICNPVRGPYDVCTVAQRQTEIPVWNR; translated from the exons ATGCAAGACAACCAAAGCAGTGGACAGTACGACGTTAATGATTCAACGCTGAAATTTGTCAGGCGGAAAGACGACatta CTTTAGATGATGACCCCGACGTTCTGAGAGCAGAAATGTCTTGTGGCCATGCTGTGTCCCCACAATCACTAACTGCCTGGTGTCGTAGTTTGCTGGACCAG GGTCAGTATAAATTTCATTGCCCAGCTATCTTACATGGCACAGTAAAATGTGAAAAGGAGTGGTCATACTTGGAGGTCAGGAAATTGGCAGTGCTTAGTGATTCAGAGCAGGCacattttgaagaaaatatgGCTCTTCTGGCAGCAGCTGAGTACTGCGAGTTCAAATCA TGTCCAAGCTGTGAGTCCTATGTTGAGCGACAAGACCTGACCAACCTCTGTGTGAAATGCACCATCTGCACAGCTGTAAAAAAGAAGACCTACCAGTTCTGCTGGCAGTGTATGAGGGAATGGAAAGGGCCAGCTGCTGATGCTGTCCGCTGTAGTAATGAAGACTGTATCAACCCAGATGTTGACAAGCTAGCAAAGTGTAATAATATGAGGCTGTCTTATGTGAACAATGTAGAGTGTCCTGCAATTCGTGCCTGCCCAACCTGTGGTCTCCTTTTAGAACACAATGGGTACGCTTGTAAAAATCTTATGTGTAAGCGCTGCAAGGTGGAGTTTTGCTTCCTTTGCCTAAAGCTGAAGAGTATTTGCAATCCAGTCCGTGGGCCTTATGATGTCTGCACAGTTGCACAACGGCAGACTGAAATTCCAGTTTGGAACAGATGA